From Streptomyces sp. TLI_053, a single genomic window includes:
- a CDS encoding YiaA/YiaB family inner membrane protein, producing MSAPMQSRTTAAYYIQAVLSFALSGTALGAGIAYLPVEPWTRAFLAVGLLWTVTSAFTLAKVVRDRQETTDLVTRVDQARLDKLLTEHDPFKVEGV from the coding sequence ATGAGCGCACCGATGCAGTCACGCACCACGGCCGCCTACTACATCCAGGCCGTCCTGTCCTTCGCCCTCTCCGGCACCGCCCTCGGCGCCGGGATCGCCTACCTGCCGGTCGAGCCGTGGACCAGGGCCTTCCTCGCCGTCGGCCTGCTCTGGACGGTCACCTCGGCGTTCACCCTGGCCAAGGTGGTCCGGGACCGGCAGGAGACCACCGATCTCGTCACCAGGGTCGACCAGGCCCGGCTGGACAAGCTGCTGACCGAGCACGACCCGTTCAAGGTGGAGGGAGTCTGA
- a CDS encoding M23 family metallopeptidase produces MASTHTQAHPSGSSTGTQLLDHPGPFAGHGPFGGSADESAPPAADTSRHRMPRQTRGTAPLLGVTAVAATLGATGFASATPAAAPAVETPDETPVALSADPGLALAARIQQQADSQRTAAEETARVQAAQEAEAKRAAQVAQQEQARRTAEEAEKAKLAAIKLPVRDYRLSAHYGQSARYWAHLHTGLDFAADQGEPVYAVGQGTITSAGWAGAYGYRIVETLPDGTEIWYCHLSSIIKGSGKVLPGQQIGKVGATGNVTGAHLHVEVRPGGGAPVDPETWFEQRGVTP; encoded by the coding sequence GTGGCGTCGACGCACACCCAGGCACACCCGTCCGGGTCCTCCACCGGCACCCAGCTGCTCGACCACCCCGGCCCGTTCGCCGGCCACGGTCCCTTCGGCGGCTCCGCCGACGAGAGCGCCCCGCCGGCCGCCGACACCAGCCGGCACCGGATGCCCCGTCAGACCCGCGGCACCGCGCCGCTGCTCGGCGTCACCGCCGTCGCCGCCACCCTGGGCGCGACCGGCTTCGCCTCCGCCACCCCGGCCGCCGCGCCCGCCGTGGAGACCCCCGACGAGACCCCGGTCGCGCTGTCCGCCGACCCCGGCCTCGCGCTCGCCGCCCGGATCCAGCAGCAGGCCGACAGCCAGCGCACCGCCGCCGAGGAGACCGCCCGGGTCCAGGCCGCCCAGGAGGCCGAGGCCAAGCGCGCCGCCCAGGTCGCCCAGCAGGAGCAGGCCCGGCGCACCGCCGAGGAGGCCGAGAAGGCCAAGCTCGCCGCCATCAAGCTGCCGGTCCGCGACTACCGGCTCTCCGCCCACTACGGCCAGAGCGCGCGCTACTGGGCGCACCTGCACACCGGCCTCGACTTCGCCGCCGACCAGGGCGAACCCGTCTACGCGGTCGGCCAGGGCACCATCACCTCGGCCGGCTGGGCCGGCGCCTACGGCTACCGGATCGTCGAGACCCTGCCCGACGGCACCGAGATCTGGTACTGCCACCTCTCCTCGATCATCAAGGGCTCCGGCAAGGTCCTCCCCGGCCAGCAGATCGGCAAGGTCGGCGCCACCGGCAACGTCACCGGCGCCCACCTGCACGTCGAGGTCCGCCCCGGTGGCGGAGCCCCGGTCGACCCGGAGACCTGGTTCGAGCAGCGCGGCGTCACCCCCTGA
- a CDS encoding GNAT family protein encodes MVPVRLTGARLAVREFHHTPEDVAALHAVFGDPEATRYLPFAPRDLETCADQVAQFVEEAEKDHREVYRLAVTRLSDADDPARAVPIGNAALGLVPFGAATIGYALRRDVWGSGYAGELVALLRDFAFGPLGVHRLEARVDVDNAASIRVLERAGFRLEGRVRHDYRGPGGWRDARQYALLADDPPAGSAGQGG; translated from the coding sequence ATGGTCCCCGTTCGACTCACCGGTGCCCGGCTTGCCGTGCGCGAGTTCCACCACACCCCCGAGGACGTGGCCGCGCTGCACGCCGTGTTCGGCGACCCGGAGGCCACCCGCTACCTCCCGTTCGCCCCGCGCGACCTCGAGACCTGCGCCGACCAGGTCGCCCAGTTCGTCGAGGAGGCCGAGAAGGACCACCGGGAGGTCTACCGGCTCGCCGTCACCCGCCTTTCCGACGCCGACGACCCGGCCCGCGCCGTCCCGATCGGCAACGCCGCGCTCGGTCTCGTCCCGTTCGGGGCCGCCACCATCGGCTACGCGCTGCGCCGCGACGTCTGGGGTTCCGGCTACGCGGGCGAGCTGGTCGCCCTGCTGCGCGACTTCGCCTTCGGCCCGCTCGGCGTGCACCGGCTGGAGGCCCGGGTGGACGTCGACAACGCCGCCTCGATCCGGGTGCTGGAGCGGGCCGGCTTCCGGCTGGAGGGGCGGGTCCGGCACGACTACCGGGGCCCGGGCGGCTGGCGGGACGCCCGGCAGTACGCCCTGCTCGCCGACGACCCGCCGGCCGGGAGCGCCGGGCAGGGGGGATAA
- a CDS encoding sensor domain-containing protein: protein MSTHTMQRSEYDAYDGDTGHGGAHRTEEPPYAWRAPFSSYFYREVGYTLTGLPVAIVGFVTAVTLFCLGLGTFVTVLGLPVLAGLTTAARGFGRLERARVRGLLALDVPGPKPVRAVRPGAWGAITARLADGAGWKAVLYQVVMFPWAILSMVLSLVFLCVGWTLALYPAYHWVFARWTDWPGYRLYDFTTESGHYEYYIQSPLQIAGVSLIGLLFVLVTPQLVRGLTNVNRLAARGLLGR, encoded by the coding sequence ATGAGCACCCACACCATGCAGCGCAGCGAGTACGACGCGTACGACGGCGACACCGGGCACGGCGGCGCTCACCGCACCGAGGAGCCGCCGTACGCCTGGCGGGCCCCGTTCAGCTCCTACTTCTACCGGGAGGTCGGCTACACGCTGACCGGTCTGCCGGTGGCGATCGTCGGCTTCGTCACCGCCGTGACGCTGTTCTGCCTGGGCCTCGGCACCTTCGTGACGGTGCTCGGCCTGCCGGTCCTGGCCGGTCTGACCACCGCGGCCCGGGGCTTCGGGCGGCTGGAGCGGGCCCGGGTCCGCGGCCTGCTGGCCCTGGACGTCCCCGGCCCGAAGCCGGTGCGGGCGGTCCGGCCCGGCGCCTGGGGCGCGATCACCGCCCGGCTGGCGGACGGGGCCGGCTGGAAGGCCGTGCTGTACCAGGTGGTGATGTTCCCGTGGGCGATCCTCAGCATGGTGCTGTCGCTGGTCTTCCTCTGTGTCGGCTGGACGCTCGCGTTGTACCCCGCCTACCACTGGGTGTTCGCGCGCTGGACGGACTGGCCCGGTTACCGGCTCTACGACTTCACCACCGAGTCCGGCCACTACGAGTACTACATCCAGTCGCCGCTGCAGATCGCGGGCGTGAGCTTGATCGGCCTGCTGTTCGTCCTCGTCACCCCCCAGCTGGTGCGCGGCCTGACCAACGTCAACCGCCTCGCCGCCCGCGGCCTGCTCGGCCGCTGA
- a CDS encoding GNAT family N-acetyltransferase, with amino-acid sequence MTEILIMPAAATDADRLTALIQHCSAYRGAYAPMIAGYRVTPEYLARHEVHLAVRATDDHLLGFYALVTEPADLDLMFVADEAQGLGIGRLLITHMLDRARALGLTGGVKVVSHPPAEAFYLRMGAERVGTFPARPPIGWDRPELRFAL; translated from the coding sequence GTGACCGAGATCCTGATCATGCCGGCCGCGGCCACGGACGCCGACCGGCTCACCGCCCTGATCCAGCACTGCTCCGCCTACCGGGGGGCGTACGCGCCGATGATCGCCGGGTACCGGGTGACGCCCGAGTACCTCGCCCGGCACGAGGTCCACCTCGCCGTGCGCGCCACCGACGACCACCTGCTCGGCTTCTACGCGCTGGTCACCGAGCCGGCGGACCTCGACCTGATGTTCGTCGCCGACGAGGCGCAGGGCCTGGGCATCGGTCGCCTGCTGATCACCCACATGCTCGACCGGGCCCGCGCCCTCGGTCTCACCGGCGGCGTCAAGGTCGTCTCGCACCCGCCCGCCGAGGCCTTCTACCTGCGGATGGGCGCCGAGCGGGTCGGTACCTTCCCGGCCCGGCCCCCGATCGGATGGGACCGGCCCGAACTCCGCTTCGCGCTCTGA
- a CDS encoding PrsW family intramembrane metalloprotease produces MSTPSGDGYHLTVRAADDRETPTPTADLRTVPGQRRRRARLLLPRPGRAGPRDAGPHRNGPATPGPAPAGRRALRPAAFSAVTATAVLTLAGCGVLILHLVRRQTGTAGLLVGLGLAMVPLPFVLGGLAWLNQTARVPLRHTVFCLGWGACAATTVAILANGWTSTYLSTHQGSLGEALGADLVTPVIEESAKGAALLVLLLPIGRRPRCAAGPGGRPCADLLRRLPGPRQPRGYERRPVGPHARGRLRLRPRPSAAAASAPGGRPPPAGHRRARSRPRTLAAGVVLGGITACGFAFTENALYLGRAFTDDQQQRLDSIGLGESPSLRDFDGTVQTFVLRGLLSPFAHPLFTALTGLGLAITLTTGRRRLARLAAPTGLLLSMALHGTWNAAADLGTHGFLLVYAVLMVPCFAALVCFSAWARARAARHPGRAGPAAPPGVPTLARLARRLAARLCGWPGGPAGGP; encoded by the coding sequence GTGAGCACCCCGTCCGGCGATGGGTACCACCTCACCGTGCGGGCCGCCGACGACCGAGAGACGCCCACGCCCACCGCCGACCTCCGGACCGTCCCGGGGCAGCGCAGGCGCCGGGCCCGGCTGCTCCTGCCCCGGCCCGGCCGTGCCGGCCCCCGGGACGCCGGCCCGCACCGGAACGGCCCCGCCACGCCCGGACCGGCCCCCGCCGGCCGCCGCGCGCTGCGTCCGGCCGCCTTCTCCGCGGTGACCGCGACGGCCGTGCTGACCCTGGCCGGCTGCGGGGTGCTGATCCTCCACCTGGTCCGCCGCCAGACCGGCACCGCCGGACTGCTGGTCGGCCTCGGGCTGGCGATGGTCCCGCTGCCCTTCGTGCTCGGCGGGCTCGCCTGGCTCAACCAGACCGCCCGGGTGCCGCTGCGGCACACCGTGTTCTGCCTCGGCTGGGGCGCCTGCGCCGCCACCACCGTGGCCATCCTCGCCAACGGCTGGACCAGCACCTATCTCAGCACCCACCAGGGCAGCCTCGGCGAGGCCCTGGGCGCCGACCTGGTCACCCCGGTGATCGAGGAGAGCGCCAAGGGCGCCGCCCTGCTCGTCCTGCTGCTGCCGATCGGCCGGCGGCCGCGCTGCGCCGCCGGACCGGGCGGCCGCCCCTGCGCCGACCTGCTGCGCCGGCTGCCGGGCCCCCGGCAGCCGCGCGGGTACGAGCGCCGCCCGGTCGGGCCGCACGCCCGCGGCCGGCTGCGGCTGCGCCCGCGCCCGTCGGCCGCGGCCGCCTCGGCCCCCGGCGGAAGGCCGCCGCCGGCCGGCCACCGGCGGGCCCGGTCCCGTCCGCGCACCCTGGCCGCCGGGGTGGTCCTCGGCGGGATCACCGCCTGCGGCTTCGCCTTCACCGAGAACGCGCTCTACCTGGGGCGGGCGTTCACCGACGACCAGCAGCAGCGGCTGGACAGCATCGGCCTCGGCGAGTCGCCCAGCCTGCGGGACTTCGACGGCACCGTGCAGACCTTCGTCCTGCGCGGCCTGCTCTCGCCGTTCGCCCATCCGCTGTTCACCGCGCTGACCGGGCTCGGCCTGGCGATCACCCTCACCACCGGGCGCCGCCGGCTGGCCCGGCTCGCGGCGCCGACCGGGCTGCTGCTGTCGATGGCCCTGCACGGGACCTGGAACGCCGCCGCCGACCTCGGCACCCACGGCTTCCTGCTGGTCTACGCGGTGCTGATGGTGCCCTGCTTCGCGGCGCTGGTCTGCTTCTCCGCCTGGGCCAGGGCCCGGGCCGCCCGGCACCCCGGCCGGGCGGGGCCGGCGGCCCCGCCCGGCGTGCCCACCCTCGCCCGGCTCGCGCGGCGCTTGGCGGCCCGGCTCTGCGGGTGGCCCGGGGGGCCGGCCGGGGGCCCGTGA
- the trmB gene encoding tRNA (guanosine(46)-N7)-methyltransferase TrmB → MTATAPIPQPSPSVRLSAAPAAYPAPMYPHKATEAQHSERRIRSFQPRRGRMTNAQAGALDRSWETYGIAIDGTPLDLPALFDGLPVTLEIGFGMGETTAAMAAADPAMGILAADVHTPGHGNLLGLLERDGSTNVRPAAGDAVILLRDMLQDASLAGLRVYFADPWPKPKHHKRRLVQPSFLDLVLPRLAPGALVHCATDWEPYAEQMLAVLSASPELENLHPEGDGTGWTEPADHPDGSVPGYAPRPDWRPVTKFERAGIAKGHVVHDLLFRRR, encoded by the coding sequence GTGACTGCCACCGCCCCGATCCCCCAGCCCTCGCCCTCCGTCCGGCTCTCCGCGGCCCCCGCCGCCTACCCGGCGCCGATGTACCCGCACAAGGCCACCGAGGCCCAGCACAGCGAGCGGCGCATCCGCAGCTTCCAGCCGCGCCGGGGCCGGATGACCAACGCCCAGGCGGGCGCGCTGGACCGGAGCTGGGAGACCTACGGCATCGCGATCGACGGCACCCCGCTCGACCTGCCCGCGCTCTTCGACGGCCTGCCGGTCACCCTGGAGATCGGCTTCGGCATGGGCGAGACCACCGCCGCGATGGCCGCCGCCGACCCCGCCATGGGCATCCTGGCCGCCGACGTCCACACCCCCGGCCACGGCAACCTGCTCGGCCTGCTGGAGCGCGACGGCAGCACCAACGTCCGCCCCGCCGCCGGCGACGCCGTGATCCTGCTGCGCGACATGCTCCAGGACGCCTCGCTGGCCGGTCTGCGGGTCTACTTCGCCGACCCGTGGCCCAAGCCCAAGCACCACAAGCGGCGGCTGGTCCAGCCGTCCTTCCTGGATCTGGTCCTCCCCCGGCTGGCACCCGGCGCACTGGTGCACTGCGCCACCGACTGGGAGCCCTACGCCGAGCAGATGCTCGCCGTGCTCTCCGCCTCCCCGGAACTGGAGAACCTCCACCCCGAGGGTGACGGCACCGGCTGGACCGAACCGGCGGACCACCCGGACGGCTCCGTCCCCGGTTACGCGCCGCGACCGGACTGGCGCCCGGTCACCAAGTTCGAACGGGCCGGCATCGCCAAGGGCCACGTGGTGCACGACCTGCTGTTCCGCCGCCGCTGA
- the lhgO gene encoding L-2-hydroxyglutarate oxidase: MRYDVDVLVVGGGIVGLATAHALTGARPGLRLTVLEKEPGLAAHQTGRNSGVIHSGVYYRPGSLKARYAVAGAAEMVEFCRTHGIPHEVTGKLIVATGPAELDRLRALAERGRANGIPVTELDRRGIAEYEPQVTGVAGLHIGSTGICDFPAVAATYARLAREAGADVRTGTELRAIARRADGVTVQTSAGELRCQVLVNCAGLHSDRIARLAGDDPGLRIVPFRGEYYELVKERRELVRGLVYPVPDPAFPFLGVHLTRGVHGDVHVGPNAVPALAREGYDWRTVRPRDLAGTAAFPGTWRIARRHWRYEVGELHRSLSKRAFTSAVQRLLPAVVPADLVRATAGVRAQAVARDGSLLDDFAFAGFDPDDPRSARRLVHVLNAPSPAATASLPIGREVARRALAALDAGGR; the protein is encoded by the coding sequence GTGCGGTACGACGTCGACGTGCTGGTGGTGGGGGGCGGGATCGTCGGGCTGGCCACGGCCCACGCGCTGACCGGGGCCCGCCCCGGACTCCGGCTCACCGTGCTGGAGAAGGAACCCGGCCTGGCTGCCCACCAGACCGGCCGCAACAGCGGGGTGATCCACAGCGGCGTCTACTACCGCCCCGGCTCGCTCAAGGCCCGGTACGCGGTGGCCGGCGCCGCCGAGATGGTGGAGTTCTGCCGCACCCACGGCATCCCGCACGAGGTCACCGGCAAACTGATCGTCGCCACCGGGCCGGCCGAACTCGACCGGCTGCGCGCGCTCGCCGAACGCGGCCGGGCCAACGGCATCCCGGTCACCGAGCTGGACCGCCGGGGCATCGCCGAGTACGAGCCGCAGGTCACCGGTGTCGCCGGCCTGCACATCGGGAGCACCGGCATCTGCGACTTCCCCGCCGTCGCCGCCACGTACGCACGTCTCGCCCGCGAGGCCGGGGCGGACGTCCGCACCGGCACCGAGCTGCGCGCGATCGCCCGCCGGGCCGACGGCGTCACCGTGCAGACCTCGGCCGGGGAGCTCCGCTGCCAGGTCCTGGTGAACTGCGCCGGCCTGCACAGCGACCGGATCGCCCGGCTCGCGGGCGACGACCCCGGCCTGCGGATCGTGCCGTTCCGCGGCGAGTACTACGAACTGGTCAAGGAGCGCCGGGAACTCGTCCGCGGACTGGTCTACCCCGTGCCCGACCCGGCGTTCCCGTTCCTGGGCGTCCACCTGACCCGGGGCGTGCACGGCGACGTGCACGTCGGCCCGAACGCGGTGCCCGCGCTCGCCCGCGAGGGCTACGACTGGCGGACCGTCCGCCCCCGCGACCTGGCCGGCACCGCGGCCTTCCCCGGCACCTGGCGCATCGCCCGGCGGCACTGGCGCTACGAGGTGGGCGAGCTGCACCGCTCGCTGTCCAAGCGGGCCTTCACCTCGGCCGTCCAGCGGCTGCTGCCCGCCGTCGTCCCCGCCGACCTGGTCCGGGCCACCGCCGGGGTCCGCGCCCAGGCGGTCGCCCGGGACGGCTCGCTGCTGGACGACTTCGCCTTCGCCGGCTTCGACCCCGACGACCCGCGCTCCGCCCGCCGCCTGGTGCACGTGCTGAACGCGCCCTCCCCGGCGGCGACGGCCTCGCTGCCGATCGGCCGGGAGGTGGCCCGCCGGGCGCTCGCCGCACTGGACGCGGGCGGACGGTGA